TTGTTAGAGTTTATTTCTAACTGGAGGGGAAAACACTTTTTAGTTACTTGTCAGTTTTTTGTTTAATGTAACACTTAATTTGAAATACAATCAATGGCAAAGataattttgaggtttttttttcccccactgcaAATATAGGCTAGCGCCTCAGCCAGTTTGGGCCGCTGTAGCAAAATACCACTGGCTGGCGGCTtacacagcaaacatttatttcccaTAGCCTAAGATGAAGGAGGGGGAAGATTTGGGTCTGGGCGAAGGCCCTCTTGCTGGCTTGTAGACGGCCACCTCGTGCATCCTCACGTGGAGAGCCGAGTGAAGGCATGTGCTGTGggtccttctttttttttgggggggccctTCTTTATAGGGGCTCGGACCCCCATCATGGCAGCCCCACCCCCATGACCTCAGCTAACCGCGAGCACTTCCTGAGGACCCCACCTGTAGATACCATCACATCAGGGCCTGGACCTTCAACATACGCATTTTGGGTGGGATACAGTTTTGTCCATAGCGACTAAGTATGGTGAAAATCTTGTCCATAAATGCTAACCcttgcctttttgtttgtttttagtattaTGTGCCAAGAATCTTGCAAAGAAAGACTTCTTCAGTAAGTAAAACCCATTTTTGCTCTCTCACCTATTAATATTCTTCAcatatttctgaaatttaaaactttttcaaaaaacacTAGGTgtattctcctaaaagaaaagaatagaaacccACGGTTTGACAAACTTCATTTCCCAGTTGACGACAGCACAGAGGCTCCTTAGCTCCAAGGCACAGAATTTTTAACTCAAGGAAGAAAAACTCTCTCTCATTCCCTATTCTGGCCACAccctgttttctctgcctttccatccATTAGTGTATTGCTTTCTGCTGAAGTGTTCTCTGCTCAAATACAGATGAGACATTTTTCTGTAAAGTGTCTGAGATTCAGTAAAACTGATAGTCAAATTTGATAAATTAAATCACACTTGAAAAGTCTTGTAATGAAAGgaattgtaaaaataataaatggagagTCATTTTCTTATGAAAGGAATCACTTCTTAAGAAGCTCACCTACTATAAAGTAGGTGCCCGAAGGAGGAACATTTTCACACTGTTTCTGATCCTCACCAGAATGCTGCTTGGTTCCTAAGCGGCATTATTCACACTctcaggtgaagaaactgaggttcatggGCTTTATTAAAGGAGCTAAGAAGGTTCAGAGGGATGGATCCCATCTAGGTCTGTCTCTCAGACCCAGCCACCTCTCTGAACTTATAAACCTGTCTGATTCACACTCAAGCATTTAAGAACCTACTTAATGAAAATTTGGTGAATACTGCTTCCAgagataaaatagataacgaCCAGCAAACGCAATGTCtaggtattattttttagaaagtacaaatacatttatttgtagacACTTTTTCCTCCATTCAACTAGAAGTGATCTTCAGAAGTGGAAATCTGAATTTAAGCCTGTTTTTAGAGTTTCATTTCTAGTGTCTAAAAAATCTGAGGAGGATGTCATTCTGGGTTGCTTTTCTTAGAAAGCTTAATGGAAATAACTTATTTTGCTGATCGAGACTAACCTTAAATTTGAGAATGAAATATACCAGGATAGTTAGGTGATCTTGAGGCGCCCTTTACCTGCGGGACCAGGTTCTGTCGCAGTGACACATGTGTCGTCTCACCCAGTGTGGctgtcccctctcctccaggaCTCCCTGACCCTTTTGCAAAGGTTGTTGTAGACGGATCTGGGCAGTGCCACTCAACGGACACTGTGAAGAACACGCTGGACCCGAAGTGGAACCAGCACTACGACCTGTGAGTTGAACACCCTACAGGGCACTTGGGAATGACAGGAGAGTAGGTGTCTACCTTGTaagagaagcatttttttttttaaaagggttaCCAATTTCGTGGATCGCCAAAGACATATTGCCTACTTTTAGAATGCATATACTTGGAAGTTCTTGCATTTGACgttttcatacattttttatGGTTTGCCTCTGTAACCATGATCTTCAAACATTTAATCTCCTGGCCCTCTCTAACAGGAAAAAGGGGCCATAGTTCAGGTCCTCTATATGCTACTGTTTTCTCAGTAAACCCATGAGCATAGTTGTAAAATGGACTATCTGAAATGcattattatacatatttattatgttgtttttgttgtttagtcgccaagtcatgtctgactcttttgcaaccccatggactgtagtctgccaggctcctctgtccatgggatttcccaggcaacaatccTGGCGTcggtctccatttccttctccacatgtttattatacaaatattttatacacacacacatatatatgttgatttttaaaaattttgcttagatggtaaagaatctgtctgcaatgcaggagacccaggtttgatccttgggtcaggaacattctctggagaagggaatggctacccactctagtattcttgcttgaagaattccacgggcagaggagcctggccgactacagtccatgggttgcaaaaagttggacactactgagcgactaacacacacacattttctgcaAGAGCAAATAAAGTTTGGTATGAGCGAATGTATATAAGCCCGCACGCCATCCAACAACTTCTTATATCCATTCATTACGTGGATTGCAGTTTGAAAAATCACTATTTTATATTCACCCCTGTTTTCATGTCCTTGCTAAGAAATTTTTGTCAGGTAATGCTGAATGATTACTGGTTTGTTTTACTACCACGGATTGTACTGGGTGTGAGGGGGTTTTTAGTAGCTGGATCCTGAGGCCCTATTTCAGTTACACTGTGGCACCGGAGGTGGTCTGGAAAGCAGTTGTCAGTCCAAGTCCTGGAAGCTCCCTTGTGGCCGATCTGCCCTGAGAGGAAGGGGGTTTCCTGTCGGAGCTCAGCTCTACGTGTGCTTTGGGCGGATGGAGGGTTTGTGAGGAGTCCCTTGTTGCAGACTGGTTATTCTCTATGATGCCTAATTGGTGGGAGCTTATGAATCCTGCCATTATCTTTGGAACTATTAAGATCTAGGAAATCCCTGTTATAAGATTATCATCAGCATGTAGTTATCTCCATGTGCTTCTCACATAATCAGCTGTAGCCCTTTTGCCTCCCAAAGGGAGGTTGAGGTTGGTGGACAGATATTCATCGAGTGCTTGTACTTGTGGCTATAGAGCCAACATTATTTTCAGAGAATTCTTCTGGACTAACAAGTCAGTCAGATAGAATCCCAGTGGGCTGTTGTAATATAGAAGTGCAATTAAAGATGAATTTGCACTTTGGTTTCAGATACGTTGGAAAAACGGATTCTATAACCATCAGCGTGTGGAACCACAAGAAGATTCACAAGAAGCAGGGAGCCGGCTTCCTGGGGTGTGTGCGGCTGCTCTCCAACGCCATCAGCAGATTAAAAGATACTGGCTGTAAGAACCCAACGCTTTTCTGCCTCTTAATGCACTGAGGAGGGCTTACGAGCcatcattttgtttattattatttttgaatactGAATACAGAATTCCTGCCCTCCTCCCTAGTTAACATTCCCCAGGTTAAGTTTTGAATTGTTTGTTTGCAGACCAGCGTTTGGATCTGTGCAAACTAAACCCCTCAGATACTGATGCAGTTCGTGGCCAAATAGTGGGTAAGAACTTTCTCATCTCTAAAGAGATAACTTTTACAGAACTTAACATCCAGCTCTTCATCACTGAGAAAATACACAAAGCCACTGACCCAGGCTGACGTACACGAAGGACAAGCCACATTTGGGGGCCATCTCTCCAGCACTAAAAAGTTTCATCTGTGTGGCTTTTGTTATTTTATCCAATTCTCTTCATTCTGTCGTTCAAGGTGGAGTTAAAGTGACTAAGGTACAAAAAGATGTACGGTTGTAATTTTTGATGTAATTTTAGTCCTCACTTTTGTCCTGTTATCCAAGCACAGATGGTAAACATGGTGGCCACATATGCACGAGCTGAACATAGTACCGCAGGAAGACCATTGTATACGTAGAAGGCAGCGGGATTTCTGGAGACCTCTGTGTCATGTGACCTTACAGAGGATTGACTTACTcagaatgaagaaaggaaacatGCCAATGTCACAAAATGCTGACTAGATGTATTCTGCTGGGAGTTAATTTGTCGGTTAAGCAGTTCATCCTGTTATCCATCCCATTCTTACTAGCATTTCAGAGTAACTCAGATATTGACTCTGCATTGCAGGGAATCCAGAAAAAAACTCCATAGTATTTCAGTAGCACACCAGAATGACTTATGACCGCACATCTTTTAGGTCTTGTCTTACGTAGaacttgttgttgttcggttgctgagtcgtatctgactctttgcgacctcaaggactacagcacgccaggctcccttgtccttcactatcttccagagtttgctcaaactcatgtccattgagtcagtgatgccatccaaccatcttatcctctgttgcccccttctcctcttgtcctcaatctttcccagcatcagggtcttttccagtgagtcggctatGTAGATCTGACCCAGGATTAGTGAACAGTGAGTGTCCATCCCAGACTCTCCTGATGACAGAGTTCTCACTCACTGCCTGTTTGTGatgtcttcttttctttgtggAGAGACATGGGAAAAACCAGTACCTGGAAGCAACTTCATCAGTGTCTTTGTTGGTTGTATTAGGGACGGACAGTAGAGACATAGATGTGTCTAGACTGTGCAAATAGACAGTGCTGTCTGTGTCCTTATCCAGTATAAGtcagaatctttttaaaaaataagataacttGGAAGAAGTGACTATTGTGTTACTTTATGGAGAGCGTGGAAAACACAGCACCTCCTTCTGTTCCGCGTTCACAAGGAAGGGCCCGAGTGGTGTGCGGTGGCGTGGAGCCACTGAGTGAAATGTCTCACACTCGAACGCacaggcgtgtgtgtgtgagtgcagagacGGACGCCTCACTTTCTAAAATAATAtcgtatataaattatacatttgtAGTGGCTCACTATATTGCAGTTGTATAAAATATCTCTGGATTTTAATGCAAGAcgtcctttttctttttagtcaGTTTACAGACACGAGACAGGATCGGCACCGGCGGGTCTGTGGTGGACTGCAGAGGCCTGCTGGAGAGTGAAGGGTGCGTACCCCGGGACGCCGGCGCGCGCGCTGCGGGAGAGCGTCCCGTACACCTTTTCACCACGTTGAATACCTGAGGTGCCAGGGGGGACTTTGGGGCAAAACTGTGATCCAGTGTCCTTGTCTGTAAAGGAAGCTGTCGAGACTAGAGGGGTCGTGCCCCAAAGACTCAGGGTCCAGTTTACAGAGGTTCCCTCTGACCAGAGAGCATCGGTCAAGAATGATAACTGCAACAGCCAAACCAGTCCGTGGAGTTCATGATGCTACAGAAAGAAATGTTATAGAAAACCAAGCCCGCAAAACCATCAAGAGCTCTCGTTAGTCACTGCCGTGATTTTTCGATCCCCAATGAATTAACTCTTAATGCCACTAATAGTTGTTGACACCATCAGGAAAGAGCGAGAACTTGACATGAACACAGATCTTGGCGGTCCCAGGGACGGCAGTGGGCTGCCCAGCCCCCTATAACAAACCCATCCAGAAGTGGGGCTCCCTGTAGAGTGGAGCAGACACAGCCAGTATCCTCAGCAAGTACACTGCAAGGAGAAGAACggaataaaaaggaaggaagagaaccTGTAAATTTAATAAACAGGATTTAAGAGACCCACCTACTAGATGCAGTGTGCGGATCTATTTGGATCCTGATTGATGAGATAGTGGACTGGAGAAATTTGAATACTGACTGGCATTATTATGACCCATTTTGGGGATCATGCTAATGGTAAAAGGCTTATCTTTCAGAGATATGTGCCAAAATATCTAAGGATGAGATGGCAAAATGTGGGGAATGTTTTCCGAATAAGCCAGCGAAGGGGGGAAGAGCTGGACACGGGATGGTATTGGAGGTGGGTGAAGAGTCCAGGGAGTTCACTGAACGAGTCCCTTACTTTGCGTGTCTCTGAAATTTTTCAAcgtaaaatgattttcaaaagtacttgcttaaaagagaaaatagccTATTAAAGTAAATTGTCTTCAACGTTGTTCGGGGGATGAGGATTTATGTTAAAAGTCACTTTAAAGTCATTGCAATATTTGATGTAACAAGGTGTTCTATTATAAAATGACAAGGCGAATGGAATGTTTGAATTTGATTCCGAgtcaagaaaattgaaatctcCTTTTCTGAACTTCTTATAGGTCAGGGTTAGTGTTTTCCAACCATTCAGCTATCCCCAAGTTTGAAATCCTACCGTGGCCTCAGTGGCACTTAACACATGGTGTCCTTAGGCCATTGATTCTTCGTGAACAAGTTTGGCTTTCCGGTGAAATAGGACTGGACGAATTTTATGAAACTAAGCCCTGGGGACCTTCTGTATTGTCTGAGAGAAGCAGACTAAACGGGTGTGAGAGCCTGGTGTGAACTGGGGGGCGTCCCTGTCTTCGGCGGGTGTTGTCACGTGGGCTGTGTTCTCCCACTTCCAGAACCGTGTATGAAGACTCCGGGCCTGGAAGGCCCCTCAGCTGCTTCATGGAGGAGCCAGCCCCGTACACGGATGGCCCCGGGGCTGCTGCTGGCGGGGGCAACTGCAGGTTTGTGGAATCCCCGAGTCAAGACCAAAGACTTCAGGCCCAGCGACTGCGAAACCCTGAGGTGCGAGGGTCGCTGCAGACGCCACAGAACCGACCTCACGGCCACCAGTCCCCGGAGCTGCCCGAAGGCTACGGTGAGGGCGCGCACCCACCCTTCCAAGTGCGGCCGGCCACGTGTCCCTTTCCGCCTTCAGACCTTTTCTGGTAACACGTACCTGCCAGAACCGCTGATGTTTGCAGAGCTCTGCCCCATGGCGGTTGTGTCAGTGTAAAGAAAAGTGACCTGAGACGGTTGATAAATCCTGCTCCTCCTTAATGTATCCGCCCTTGCTCCAAGCTTCTAGGATAGCAATTGAGTGGAGAATTTAGGCAAACGAATGTCAAAGAGAGCCAGGAGGAGTGGGGCGGGGGTCTGGATGAGGCTCTTTGTAGCGCCCTGGGATCTGAACATGGCAAGGACAGCCTTGGGTTCGAGTGATAAGACGTATCACTGTCACGAAAGATAAAACAGAATCTTTTGACAACCACAGAGGAAGCCCCTAGATGAAGGAGGATCCATGTAGATCCATGTTGGAGGATCCACATAGATGGAGCAGATCAGACCGGAAGTGTGAgctgatgcaggggacaggggtggaGGCGGGCTGAGTCCCGAGGTGGCAGGTCCGGGTGGGAACAGGAGAAATAAGGTCTGTCCACACGCCGACCCCAGCAAGCCAGGCCCAAGGCCACCCCTGCCGTTCACACCCTTCTCTCGGTCCTTTGAAAGACTGTGGGAAGGAAGCGGGGCCTCGAGCTGACAGGGTTGACCCCTTGGAGTGAGCGTCACTGACTGTGTCCCCACCGTGTCGTGCAGAGCAGAGGACCACGGTGCAGGGCCAGGTGTACTTCTTGCACACGCAGACGGGCGTCAGCACGTGGCACGACCCCAGGATACCCAGGTAGGCTTCCCGGGCGGCTCGCCGGCAGGGCCGCGCGCCACACGGCCTGCACCCCCGACCGTGGGTGATCCGGCCCTCAGGACGTGGAGATGCAGGCTTAGAGCGGGGGCTGTTGGAGGTCCTGACCCAGACTCGCAGGGGACAGTCCTGgctctgctccccccacccccagccggtCAGCAGCTGCTGTAACACAATTGGGCCCTTTAGGCTAAAGTTTAGAGAGTGATACTGGGTCTTGAAATCAGGTTCCAtaactggagaagacccttagaTGGAATCAAATGCACTTGCTCGAAAAACCTTCAAGATATGGTTGCTctcattttaaactaaaaatattgCTGAGTAAAATGATCTGATATCTGACCTGATGCTTTAAATAATTGGTGTGGGGGGAGTGAATGGGGAGCCCTGGAAGCAGGTTGGTGATGAACTGGTAATTGTTGAAGCTGGTTATTCACtatggtctctctctcttttttttatatgcttaaaattctccataataaaaagttaaacaggAAATATAAAGACTCTATcaccctttttctcttctactttaTCATCCCTATTGCGTCAGTCCCTTGGGGACCATTCCTGGGGGAGATGAAGCTTTTCTATACGAATTCCTTCTGCAAGGCCATACATCTGAGCCCAGGTTAGAGAgatccctgcccctcccctgcctgtAATGGagttaagtttcttttttctctttgctttgctttctttttttttcttagaaattttttgtttgtttgtttgagaatAGCATTACTACCTAATAACATTTTTAGTAAtgctcatttcctttttattcataATTTGTTTCATCTGAGAACAAGCTTCTTGCTTTTGATTTTCCAAATCTATGTTGAACTTAACAATTCAGTGTCTATAATTAGAATGGAAGTATTACCTACAAATGAATGAGCTATCTCCTTGGTACTCTCAGGAAGGAAGGTCAGGCTTTTGTGCTCATTAGAAAAGCATCTTGGTCAGTAATGCTTGCTCCCAGGTGACTGTGGATTGGGTTGAAATAATTAATCAAGAGGTTAGACTTAGAGCTACTTGCTGATTAAGAAAAGTGGCTCAAAAAATGAGACGGCCTCATCCTGGTGCAGCTCTCTAGAACGGGAAGATTTCCAATGCATGTTCCTATACTCCTGTCTGCTGGAGAAAGTGTGTTTTCTGGGAGCTTTCCCACGGAGAGACCCTTCTGACCTTGAGCATCTCATTAACTTGTGAACCCAGAGAGGCCTTCCGGCAGCATTCAGATCCCCCGTACTGTTGGGCTGGCCAAAAGTTCGATCGAGGTTCCCCATTGCATGTTATGGATGCAATGTTTCGGTTCTCTTTGGTGGAAGGAATGGTATTCCCGGGCAGACCACGCTCCGTGTCATGACCACGGGCTCTGAGAGTTGCGattttatccatgggattttgctgCCACTTGCAGCACAGAGGCCGGGCCTCGGTGGGTGTTTGGTGTAAGTAGCGCCTTGACTGGCCCTCGTAGCCCCTGGATAAGGGGCGCCCCTGCTTCTCTCCCTGAAGTTTCGGTCTCAGGCCTCCACGCGCAGATGGACACACCGCTCTCTGTCTTCCTTCCTGGTAGAGACCTTAACAGCGTGAACTGTGATGAGCTTGGACCACTGCCGCCTGGCTGGGAAGTCCGCAGCACAGTTTCCGGGAGAATATATTTTGTGGATCATAATAACCGAACAACCCAGTTTACAGACCCACGGTTACACCACATCATGACGTAAGACTTACAGCCCTTCGCTGACCTCTTTACCGTTACAGTGCCCTGTTTAATACTGATGTTTCCCTCCATCTATTGACTGCATTGGGGTTAGCAGAGAATAAGCGTGAGCAAAATAGGGTAATTACTGAGTGGACAGTCGTGTGTTTTAAACTCTCAAACCAGCTGGGTGCAGTCCTGCAGGCCTGCGTCACAGCCAGCCTGTAACTGAGTTGCAGCCTAATCAACCCCCCGAGCTGGCGCAGCTTCATTCTTGTAGCTTCCACACGCATCTCTGATAAGATGGGTGGCCTCAGAGTGGGAAGCAGCGGAGCAAGGTTTTCCTTGGGGCCTGGCTCACCACTGTGGGAAAGGGCTGGTCCAGAGCTCCGTTTGGCTTCCCAGACCGTCATTCCTGAGGGACTTGGGTCTGGGGATGACCTTGGATCCCACACTCCACATCCCAGGTTCCCCATGTCCTCAAACATGAGAGCCCGGGGAtgcttgtcactgaccactgacGTAAGTCAGCAAAACTGGAGCAGAACAGATAGCTGGCCCTggtcctcctctgtccctggactcCCGCTTCCAGTGAGTAGACGGGAGATCTCCTGGATGAGAGGAGGCGCAGTCCCCGTCACACGCCCCTTGTTTGCTCTTGTGCGTGTCACCTCCTCCCGTGTCATCTGCTTTCAGGGCTCCGGTCACCTCCGTTTAATTCTCAGCCCCGAGGCCCCACTGAGAGCACATCGGTCAGCTTCGTATATGCACTAGATGCCGATGAATGCTAGAAGTTTCTGTTGTTATTTATGGCAACGATAATGTATGAGATACGGAGATGGGAGTCTCCTTTGTTATATCCCGGACATctgttgggttggccagaaagttcactTGGGGTTTCTGGTAACATCTTACGAAAACGATGGTCTGAGGGTGGCCACCCCCAGTTTTCACGGATGTGTGTACAGAGTTGTGTCACCGGGGAAGCACTCTTGACCGGAAGTGGGGGTCCTGACCTCTCTTCTCAGTCCCTTGGTGTGCGTAGGGGGGGACGCCGCTGGCCGCTGCCCTTGGGGTGACCGCAGCGCTTCTGTTCTCAAGTCACCAGTGCCAACTGAAGGAGCCCAGCCAGCCACCGCCGCCCCCCAGCGAGGGCTCCGTGGAGGACGAGGAGCTGCCCGCCCAGAGGTACGAGAGAGATCTGGTCCAGAAGCTGAAGGTCCTCAGACACGAGCTCTCCCTGCAGCAGCCCCAGGCTGGCCACTGCCGCATCGAGGTGTCCAGAGAGGAGATATTTGAGGTACGGGGTTCGGGGCAGCTGGCCGTCGGGCCGACTCTCTCCCTCGTCAGCAGACAGTGAGTTCTGCTTCCTGTCTGGTGTGTCGGGGATAAAGTGCAGGGCTTTATCAGGGCTGAAGCCCCAGGCAGGAGACGGAACAGTATTTCCTCCTGTGGTCAAGGTTTAAAAATCAGTGACTTCTGAGTGAAGATCTAGCGATCTGTACAGAACCAGCACTAAGTGGTACTGTAAATCCCGCGCCTGCACTGTATGGATGGGATTTCCTGCTGTCGGCCCGGCATCCTCAGAACCGAGCATCCCCGCACGGGGCCTCGCCCGCCACCTCCCCGTAGGCACTGCCTCCCTGGAGAAGCCAGcggcctccctctcccttctggcTCTGGGTGGCGTGCTGACCTCTGTCCAGCTGCCCTGCGGCATCGGGCTCCCTAAATAGGGCACCTCTGGCAGGCAGGGCCCTTTTCTCGGGCCCACCGTCATCAGTAGAGTCTCAGCCGTGTGTGGGCCTCTGTGGACGCCTGGCTGAGGCGCAGGCTCTCCCGGCCCGCAGCAGCCGGGGCCGCTCAGCGCCTTCTCCGAAGCGCCCGGGGCCGCACGAGGCGAGCAGCCCGAGCGCCGGGTTTTGCCCGCCGAGCGTCTTAAACGGCTGTCGGGATGGGCGCTGGGCTGTGGGTACGCTGCTGCCAGACCTCTTCCACTCAACACCCTCTCGCCTCTTGGGATGGTCGCTTTGAATCCCATTAAATTTAAAGCAAGAGAAGGTTCTTAAGTGCCTTTTCACTGAAAACACCTACAGACACGGCGCTGGTTCCCCTCCAGAGGCTGACTGAGGCCGTTAGGCTGACCACGTGTTTTCTGTGTCTGATAAGCTGCTTCATGTTCCACTTAAAGCCTCCTTGGCTCTGACTCGGTgggaaaatgtgatttttgaCTTCAGATGTAAAACCAGGCTCagaattcttttcctatttctctcTCATGAGGTCTTCATTTGGCTAAAGCATATAAACTTATAGGACACATTGGAATTCATTTGTGTGGAGAAAATCAACCCTAGAGGGGACGTTTAACCCTTAAGTCGTGATTGTGCTGAGGATACACGTGTGTATCCTTGGGTGCAGTGTCAGCTGCCGTGAGCTTGGTTGTTTCTGAGGGAGCGATTGTGGGAGAAAGGTGGAGGAGGAGCAGTGAGCCGGAGCCCAAATAAACATCCTGAACAGGAACCAGACAGGACTCAGATCGGAATTCTTAAAAATAAGCTTGGCTCTTATTTATAGTCGGGCTCCATTATAAATAACCTTTCATCatgttataactttaaaaataagacaagttCTTCTCTCTGAAACTGTAATTTTGATGTGCAGGAGTCTTATCGCCAGATAATGAAGATGCGACCAAAAGACTTGAAAAAGCGACTCATGGTGAAATTCCGAGGAGAAGAAGGCTTGGACTATGGCGGGGTGGCGAGGTGAGAGGCTCGTGTGTCCCCGCTTCTGCGTGGATGTCGGCACGCCTGTGAGCAGATGTTTGCCGAGCGGTCCTCTGCCCCTCCCTGGTGCTGCTCTTGGGGCGGTCAGGACTTGGGTCTTGCCATCAGAGAGCGTTCTTAGAATTCCTAAAAGCGTGTGCTCACTGGCATCTCGCCATGACCCATTGAGACCCAGCTCTTGCCCCAATCATCGCTTTACTTCTTACAAAGTTTGAATTAAACTTTTAACATTACTCCCTTCTCTATCTGGCCTGGGACAGTACACTCACTGAACTTGCAGTTCAGGAACTTCTGAACCAGAAGTTAATGTGGGGGCAGCCTGGCTTTTGTCATAAGAGGACTttcaggggtgggaggaaggcatGTACATTGCCTTTGTGTCAAATGGTTTTCTAAAGTGAAGTCTGGGTCAAAATAATTCATGCAAATGATTTTAAAGGTAATATTTTTTTGTGATTATGTTATGTTTCCTATCTTCCCTCTTCACCTTTGAAACAACAGTTCTTTGGCTCTTTTAACTATTCCTTTCAATAGAATGCATCATCTAGATCGTTAACTTGATCAAGTTCATTTATTACCTACTGATCCGGTGATGTATGTTTGTAGGCACAGAGACTAGGTCATGGTTGTGGTGAGGATCAAATTTAATTCTTCCCGGTTTTGTAATGTCAGTATTTTTAGTTCTTCTGCCATTGTCTTTGTAACTGTACATGATAcgtttttgtcattattttttgttgtccACTAGAGAGACTGTCTCTTGGCCTCTCTTTTTCATAAGAAAAGGATATTAACGCTCCTGACTTTCCCTTCCTTCCACTTCTTACCTCTTACATTCTATCATCTGTAGTATGACTTTTATAAGTGTCAAGATCaaagatttacat
The sequence above is drawn from the Cervus canadensis isolate Bull #8, Minnesota chromosome 32, ASM1932006v1, whole genome shotgun sequence genome and encodes:
- the SMURF1 gene encoding E3 ubiquitin-protein ligase SMURF1 isoform X1, with protein sequence MSNPGTRRNGSSIKIRLTVLCAKNLAKKDFFRLPDPFAKVVVDGSGQCHSTDTVKNTLDPKWNQHYDLYVGKTDSITISVWNHKKIHKKQGAGFLGCVRLLSNAISRLKDTGYQRLDLCKLNPSDTDAVRGQIVVSLQTRDRIGTGGSVVDCRGLLESEGTVYEDSGPGRPLSCFMEEPAPYTDGPGAAAGGGNCRFVESPSQDQRLQAQRLRNPEVRGSLQTPQNRPHGHQSPELPEGYEQRTTVQGQVYFLHTQTGVSTWHDPRIPRDLNSVNCDELGPLPPGWEVRSTVSGRIYFVDHNNRTTQFTDPRLHHIMTHQCQLKEPSQPPPPPSEGSVEDEELPAQRYERDLVQKLKVLRHELSLQQPQAGHCRIEVSREEIFEESYRQIMKMRPKDLKKRLMVKFRGEEGLDYGGVAREWLYLLCHEMLNPYYGLFQYSTDNIYMLQINPDSSINPDHLSYFHFVGRIMGLAVFHGHYINGGFTVPFYKQLLGKPIQLSDLESVDPELHKSLVWILENDITPVLDHTFCVEHNAFGRILQHELKPNGRNVPVTEENKKEYVRLYVNWRFMRGIEAQFLALQKGFNELIPQHLLKPFDQKELELIIGGLDKIDLDDWKSNTRLKHCGADSNVVRWFWQAVETFDEERRARLLQFVTGSTRVPLQGFKALQGSTGAAGPRLFTIHLIDANTDNLPKAHTCFNRIDIPPYESYEKLYEKLLTAVEETCGFAVE
- the SMURF1 gene encoding E3 ubiquitin-protein ligase SMURF1 isoform X2, which translates into the protein MSNPGTRRNGSSIKIRLTVLCAKNLAKKDFFRLPDPFAKVVVDGSGQCHSTDTVKNTLDPKWNQHYDLYVGKTDSITISVWNHKKIHKKQGAGFLGCVRLLSNAISRLKDTGYQRLDLCKLNPSDTDAVRGQIVVSLQTRDRIGTGGSVVDCRGLLESEGTVYEDSGPGRPLSCFMEEPAPYTDGPGAAAGGGNCRFVESPSQDQRLQAQRLRNPEVRGSLQTPQNRPHGHQSPELPEGYEQRTTVQGQVYFLHTQTGVSTWHDPRIPRDLNSVNCDELGPLPPGWEVRSTVSGRIYFVDHNNRTTQFTDPRLHHIMTHQCQLKEPSQPPPPPSEGSVEDEELPAQRYERDLVQKLKVLRHELSLQQPQAGHCRIEVSREEIFEESYRQIMKMRPKDLKKRLMVKFRGEEGLDYGGVAREWLYLLCHEMLNPYYGLFQYSTDNIYMLQINPDSSINPDHLSYFHFVGRIMGLAVFHGHYINGGFTVPFYKQLLGKPIQLSDLESVDPELHKSLVWILENDITPVLDHTFCVEHNAFGRILQHELKPNGRNVPVTEENKKEYVRLYVNWRFMRGIEAQFLALQKGFNELIPQHLLKPFDQKELELIIGGLDKIDLDDWKSNTRLKHCGADSNVVRWFWQAVETFDEERRARLLQFVTGSTRVPLQGFKALQGAAGPRLFTIHLIDANTDNLPKAHTCFNRIDIPPYESYEKLYEKLLTAVEETCGFAVE
- the SMURF1 gene encoding E3 ubiquitin-protein ligase SMURF1 isoform X3, which translates into the protein MSNPGTRRNGSSIKIRLTVLCAKNLAKKDFFRLPDPFAKVVVDGSGQCHSTDTVKNTLDPKWNQHYDLYVGKTDSITISVWNHKKIHKKQGAGFLGCVRLLSNAISRLKDTGYQRLDLCKLNPSDTDAVRGQIVVSLQTRDRIGTGGSVVDCRGLLESEGTVYEDSGPGRPLSCFMEEPAPYTDGPGAAAGGGNCRFVESPSQDQRLQAQRLRNPEVRGSLQTPQNRPHGHQSPELPEGYEQRTTVQGQVYFLHTQTGVSTWHDPRIPSPLGTIPGGDEAFLYEFLLQGHTSEPRDLNSVNCDELGPLPPGWEVRSTVSGRIYFVDHNNRTTQFTDPRLHHIMTHQCQLKEPSQPPPPPSEGSVEDEELPAQRYERDLVQKLKVLRHELSLQQPQAGHCRIEVSREEIFEESYRQIMKMRPKDLKKRLMVKFRGEEGLDYGGVAREWLYLLCHEMLNPYYGLFQYSTDNIYMLQINPDSSINPDHLSYFHFVGRIMGLAVFHGHYINGGFTVPFYKQLLGKPIQLSDLESVDPELHKSLVWILENDITPVLDHTFCVEHNAFGRILQHELKPNGRNVPVTEENKKEYVRLYVNWRFMRGIEAQFLALQKGFNELIPQHLLKPFDQKELELIIGGLDKIDLDDWKSNTRLKHCGADSNVVRWFWQAVETFDEERRARLLQFVTGSTRVPLQGFKALQGSTGAAGPRLFTIHLIDANTDNLPKAHTCFNRIDIPPYESYEKLYEKLLTAVEETCGFAVE